CGCGCTACAGGATACCGAGCACCTGCGAAGGAGTGTTGAACTGGTAAGGTTCGGACGCCAGTATCTCAGAGCCGGGCTTCAGGGCCTCTTCACGATCTATCCGTCCGAGGCGAACTTCGTGCTCGTGGACGTCGCTCCCAGAACGTCTTCTGAGGTCTGTACTGAGCTGGAAGAGAAGGGGATCACCGTGCGCGACTGTCGATCCTTCCGGGGTTCCGGCGATTCGCTCATCCGCATCAGCGTAGGCACGCAGGAGCAGAACGAGAAGCTCATTGCGGTCTTGAAAGCACTAACTAAAACGGTAGGTGTATACGAGCGCTAGGTTCGCAACCTTTCTGAAAACAAGTTACATGCTGACCGCTGTTTGGCCGCCTAGGGAGATAATGCGAGCATCCGTTCTATCGGCCACCGCGCACGCTCCATGATCGCGGGTGGAAGGTCAATCCGCGGCTTTTCCTGCTCCAGTGACGTAAGAATCTTCGGTAAGGTGATCATCTTCATCTGGGGGCAGACGGCATTCGTGGAAATGGGGTAATACGCTTTTCCCGGCACTTCCTTCTTCAAGCGGTGCAGAACCCCGATCTCCGTGCCGATCAGGAGTTCTTTATTCGCAATTTCCCGTGCAACCTGCACCATCCCACTGGTTGAGGCGACGTAATCCGCTCGTTCCTGGATCTCCGGAATGACCTCCGGGTGCACGATGATAGCTGCAGAGGGGTGCGCCTTCTTCGCGGCCTCCAGCTCTTCGAGCGAGATCAGATGATGCGACGGACAATTCCCGTACTCGGGCACGATGAGAAGCTTCTTGGTGCTGCCCTTCTGCGCATAATAGCCCAGATTATGGTCTGGCCCGAAGATGATCACATCAGAATCCATTGCACGAACAATTGCCGGAGCGTTCGCTGAGGTGCAGATACAGTCCGCAAGTGTCTTGCTCTCAGCACGCGTATTGACGTAGAGGACTGTCTCGGCTTCCGGGTGCACGCGCTGCACCGACCGAAGCTCCTCGCTCAGTAATTGTTGAGCCATCGGGCAGATCGAG
This Methanomicrobia archaeon DNA region includes the following protein-coding sequences:
- the nadA gene encoding quinolinate synthase NadA → MQIEERIAALKRERNAIILAHNYQIPAVQDIADFVGDSLELARRATATDADMIIFCGVDFMAETAAILNPEKAVILPDLCSICPMAQQLLSEELRSVQRVHPEAETVLYVNTRAESKTLADCICTSANAPAIVRAMDSDVIIFGPDHNLGYYAQKGSTKKLLIVPEYGNCPSHHLISLEELEAAKKAHPSAAIIVHPEVIPEIQERADYVASTSGMVQVAREIANKELLIGTEIGVLHRLKKEVPGKAYYPISTNAVCPQMKMITLPKILTSLEQEKPRIDLPPAIMERARWPIERMLALSP